The proteins below come from a single Bartonella schoenbuchensis R1 genomic window:
- the fusA gene encoding elongation factor G translates to MAREYKIEDYRNFGIMAHIDAGKTTMTERILFYTGKNHKIGETHDGASTMDWMEQEQERGITITSAATTTFWKGRDGRSRRFNIIDTPGHVDFTIEVERSLRVLDGAIALLDANAGVEPQTETVWRQAEKYHVPRMVFVNKMDKIGADFYRSVEMVGSRLGAKALVIQLPIGSENDFEGVVDLIEMKALKWDGSIGASATVGEIPVELKEKAEEYREKLVEMAVEVDEAAMEAYLDGVMPTDEQLMALIRKGTIEVQFHPVLCGTAFKNKGIQPLLDAIVSYLPSPIDVPAINGIDVKTEAETTRESSDDAPLSMLAFKIMNDPFVGSLTFCRIYSGKVQRGISLENTVKGKKERLGRMLQMHSNSREDIEEAFAGDIVALAGLKETTTGDTLCDPLKPVILERMEFPEPVIEIAIEPKTKADQEKMGIALNRLAAEDPSFRVKSDEESGQTIIAGMGELHLDIIVDRMRREFKVEANVGQPQVAYRETITKVAEIDYTHKKQSGGAGQFARVKIIFEPHDGDDFVFESKIVGGAVPKEYIPGVQKGIESVMGSGPLAGFPMLGVKATLIDGGYHDVDSSVLAFEIAARAAFREGAQKAGAQLLEPIMKVEVVTPEDYMGDVIGDLNSRRGQISGTEVRGIATVVNAMVPLANMFGYVNTLRSMSQGRAQYTMQFNHYEPVPLAVAQEIQKKYA, encoded by the coding sequence ATGGCTCGCGAATATAAAATCGAAGACTATCGTAATTTTGGTATTATGGCGCATATTGATGCGGGTAAGACCACGATGACTGAGCGTATTTTGTTCTATACTGGTAAAAACCATAAGATTGGTGAAACTCATGATGGCGCTTCTACAATGGATTGGATGGAGCAAGAGCAAGAGCGTGGTATTACAATTACATCTGCTGCGACGACAACTTTTTGGAAAGGGCGTGATGGCCGGAGTAGACGTTTTAATATTATTGATACGCCAGGGCACGTTGATTTTACAATTGAGGTTGAGCGTTCTTTACGTGTTCTTGATGGTGCGATAGCTTTACTAGATGCTAATGCTGGTGTGGAGCCTCAAACGGAAACGGTTTGGCGGCAGGCTGAGAAATATCATGTGCCACGCATGGTTTTTGTTAATAAAATGGATAAAATTGGGGCTGACTTCTATCGTAGTGTAGAAATGGTTGGTTCGCGATTGGGTGCTAAGGCGCTTGTTATTCAGTTACCAATTGGTTCTGAGAATGATTTTGAAGGCGTTGTTGATCTTATTGAGATGAAGGCGTTGAAGTGGGATGGTTCTATTGGTGCTTCGGCTACAGTAGGTGAAATTCCAGTCGAATTGAAGGAAAAAGCAGAGGAATATCGTGAAAAATTAGTTGAAATGGCAGTTGAAGTTGATGAAGCTGCTATGGAGGCTTATTTGGATGGTGTCATGCCAACTGATGAACAGCTTATGGCTCTTATTCGTAAGGGAACAATAGAGGTTCAATTTCACCCAGTTCTTTGTGGTACTGCCTTTAAAAATAAAGGGATTCAACCACTATTAGATGCTATTGTTTCTTACCTTCCTTCTCCGATTGATGTTCCGGCTATTAATGGTATTGATGTTAAGACTGAAGCTGAAACAACACGTGAGTCTTCAGATGATGCCCCGCTTTCTATGCTTGCTTTTAAGATTATGAATGATCCATTTGTTGGGTCATTAACTTTCTGTCGTATTTATTCTGGTAAGGTTCAGAGAGGTATTTCTCTTGAAAATACAGTAAAAGGAAAAAAAGAACGTTTAGGGCGTATGCTTCAGATGCACTCAAATTCTCGTGAAGATATTGAGGAGGCATTTGCGGGTGATATTGTTGCTCTTGCGGGTCTTAAGGAAACAACGACAGGTGATACTCTTTGTGATCCTTTGAAGCCTGTTATTCTGGAGAGAATGGAGTTTCCTGAGCCTGTTATTGAGATTGCGATTGAACCAAAAACAAAAGCAGATCAAGAAAAAATGGGTATTGCGCTTAATCGTTTGGCTGCGGAAGATCCTTCATTTCGTGTTAAATCAGATGAAGAATCTGGTCAAACAATTATAGCTGGAATGGGAGAGTTGCATCTTGATATTATTGTTGATCGTATGCGGCGTGAATTTAAGGTTGAGGCTAATGTAGGTCAACCACAGGTTGCTTATCGTGAAACAATTACGAAAGTTGCAGAAATTGACTATACTCACAAAAAGCAGTCTGGTGGTGCTGGGCAGTTTGCTCGTGTGAAGATTATTTTTGAGCCTCATGACGGTGATGATTTTGTATTTGAATCAAAAATTGTTGGTGGTGCTGTTCCTAAAGAATATATTCCAGGTGTTCAGAAGGGTATTGAAAGCGTTATGGGATCAGGGCCTCTTGCAGGTTTTCCCATGCTTGGTGTGAAGGCTACTTTAATTGATGGTGGTTATCATGATGTTGATTCTTCTGTTTTAGCTTTTGAAATTGCTGCGCGCGCAGCTTTTCGAGAGGGGGCGCAAAAAGCAGGTGCACAGCTTCTTGAACCAATCATGAAGGTGGAGGTTGTGACTCCAGAGGATTATATGGGAGATGTAATTGGTGATTTAAATTCTCGCCGAGGTCAAATTTCAGGTACTGAGGTGCGCGGTATTGCGACAGTAGTAAATGCAATGGTTCCTTTGGCGAATATGTTTGGTTATGTAAACACGCTTCGTTCAATGAGTCAGGGGCGTGCTCAATATACAATGCAATTTAATCATTATGAGCCTGTTCCTTTAGCTGTGGCGCAGGAAATTCAGAAAAAATACGCGTGA
- the rpsG gene encoding 30S ribosomal protein S7, which translates to MSRRHRAEKREINPDPKFGDLVITKFMNAIMFDGKKSVAERIVYGALDAVESKVKTDPVALFHQALENVAPHIEVRSRRVGGATYQVPIDVRPDRRQALAIRWLIVAARGRNETTMIDRLSGELVDAANNRGSAVKKREDVHRMAEANRAFSHYRW; encoded by the coding sequence ATGTCCCGTCGCCATAGAGCAGAAAAACGTGAAATTAATCCAGATCCTAAATTTGGTGATTTGGTCATTACAAAGTTTATGAATGCCATTATGTTTGATGGTAAAAAATCTGTTGCTGAGCGCATTGTTTATGGTGCGCTTGATGCGGTTGAGAGTAAAGTAAAAACAGATCCTGTGGCGTTGTTTCATCAGGCATTGGAAAATGTTGCTCCACATATTGAAGTTCGTTCGCGTCGTGTTGGTGGTGCTACTTATCAAGTTCCGATAGATGTTCGTCCTGATCGTCGTCAGGCTCTTGCTATTCGTTGGTTAATTGTGGCGGCGCGTGGGCGTAATGAGACGACAATGATTGATCGTCTTTCTGGAGAGTTGGTGGATGCGGCTAATAATCGTGGTTCTGCAGTGAAAAAGCGTGAGGATGTGCACCGTATGGCTGAGGCTAACCGTGCGTTTTCTCATTATCGCTGGTAG
- the rpsL gene encoding 30S ribosomal protein S12 → MPTVNQLIRKPRVAPVKRNKVPALQANPQKRGVCTRVYTTTPKKPNSALRKVAKVRLTNGFEVIGYIPGEGHNLQEHSVVMIRGGRVKDLPGVRYHIIRGLLDTQGVKNRKQRRSKYGAKRPK, encoded by the coding sequence ATGCCTACCGTAAACCAGTTGATTCGCAAACCACGTGTAGCGCCGGTTAAGCGTAATAAGGTTCCTGCCCTTCAGGCGAACCCGCAAAAACGTGGCGTTTGTACTCGTGTCTATACAACAACACCGAAGAAGCCTAATTCTGCTCTTCGTAAAGTTGCTAAGGTTCGTTTAACAAATGGATTTGAGGTTATCGGTTATATTCCTGGTGAGGGACATAATCTTCAAGAACACTCTGTTGTGATGATTCGTGGTGGTCGTGTAAAGGATTTACCTGGGGTTCGTTATCACATTATTCGTGGTTTGCTTGATACACAGGGTGTTAAAAATCGTAAACAGCGCCGTTCAAAATATGGCGCGAAACGTCCGAAATAA
- the xth gene encoding exodeoxyribonuclease III — translation MKIATWNIAGIKARHDTLCKWLQKNQPDIVCLQEIKCIDANFPRDEIETLGYHIETHGQKSFNGVALLSKKRPDELIRQLPGDDNDEQARYIEAVYSTNKGVVRVASLYLPNGNPINSEKHLYKMRWMERLYTHAKSLLAYEDPLILAGDYNVIPTPLDAKKPEEWKNDALFLPQTRQAFQRIIYLGFYDSIRNVTDDSSFSFWDFQAGAWRKNNGIRIDHLLLSPEAADQLVCAYSQTEVRGYEKPSDHVPVWIELNSNLKI, via the coding sequence ATGAAAATTGCAACATGGAACATTGCTGGAATAAAAGCACGACATGACACACTATGTAAATGGCTGCAGAAAAATCAGCCTGATATAGTTTGCTTACAAGAAATTAAATGTATTGATGCAAATTTTCCACGTGATGAAATTGAAACTTTAGGATATCATATAGAAACACATGGACAAAAAAGTTTCAATGGCGTTGCACTTCTTTCTAAAAAAAGACCTGATGAGCTCATCCGTCAATTGCCAGGTGATGATAATGACGAGCAAGCACGTTATATTGAAGCCGTTTATTCAACAAATAAAGGGGTTGTTCGTGTCGCTTCCCTTTATCTTCCGAATGGTAACCCCATCAATAGCGAAAAACATCTTTATAAAATGAGATGGATGGAGAGATTGTATACACATGCAAAATCATTACTTGCATATGAAGATCCCCTTATTCTAGCTGGTGATTATAATGTCATCCCAACCCCATTAGATGCAAAAAAACCTGAAGAGTGGAAAAATGACGCTTTATTTCTTCCACAAACACGACAAGCATTCCAGCGCATTATTTATTTAGGTTTTTATGATTCTATTCGTAACGTTACAGATGACTCTTCTTTCAGTTTTTGGGATTTTCAAGCTGGTGCATGGCGAAAAAACAATGGCATTCGTATTGATCACTTATTATTATCCCCAGAAGCTGCAGATCAACTTGTTTGTGCCTACAGCCAAACAGAAGTAAGAGGATATGAAAAGCCTTCAGACCATGTTCCCGTTTGGATTGAGCTCAACTCTAATTTAAAAATTTAA
- a CDS encoding transporter substrate-binding domain-containing protein, whose translation MKKSLLAFSAAIVIGLTSMVQAQNDTLEKIKTTGEITLGVRESSIGLAYAIGNGKYTGFHTEMAEYIIDDISKKIGQSIKIHYLPITSQNRIPLLQNGTYDFECGSTTNDSSRNKEAAFAYTTYVEEVRIAVKKNSGIKSIEDLNGKTVATTTGTTSVQLIRKNKRAKNINFKVVTGKDHGDSFLLLESGRADAFVMDASILSGHISKSKNPSDYIILDTVLSIEPIACMLRLNDKNLEQEINNSIMRQIKDGSLEKLYNKWFMEPIPPTNTVVNLPLSQSTKSAWENPNNKPREHYIENNL comes from the coding sequence ATGAAAAAATCACTGTTGGCATTTAGTGCGGCGATTGTTATTGGGCTAACAAGTATGGTGCAAGCTCAAAATGACACGTTGGAGAAAATTAAAACAACAGGAGAAATTACTTTAGGTGTTCGCGAATCATCTATAGGTTTGGCCTATGCTATTGGTAATGGTAAATATACAGGTTTTCATACAGAAATGGCGGAATATATTATTGATGATATTTCAAAAAAAATTGGCCAATCAATTAAAATCCATTATCTTCCTATTACGTCACAAAATCGAATTCCTCTTTTACAAAACGGAACCTATGATTTCGAATGTGGTTCTACAACAAATGATTCTTCTCGCAATAAAGAGGCAGCGTTTGCTTATACCACTTATGTTGAAGAAGTTCGAATTGCTGTGAAGAAAAATTCTGGTATTAAATCTATTGAAGATTTAAATGGTAAAACAGTTGCAACCACCACCGGTACAACATCTGTTCAGCTTATCCGTAAAAATAAACGTGCAAAAAACATTAACTTCAAAGTTGTAACAGGTAAAGATCACGGAGATAGCTTTTTGTTGTTAGAATCTGGTCGTGCTGATGCATTTGTGATGGATGCTTCAATTCTCTCTGGGCATATTTCTAAATCAAAAAATCCATCCGATTATATAATTCTTGATACCGTGCTCTCAATTGAACCTATTGCCTGTATGCTTCGATTAAATGATAAAAACCTCGAGCAAGAAATCAATAATAGTATTATGCGGCAAATTAAAGATGGTTCACTTGAAAAGCTTTACAATAAATGGTTTATGGAACCAATTCCTCCTACAAATACTGTTGTCAATCTTCCCTTGTCCCAATCAACAAAATCCGCTTGGGAAAACCCTAACAATAAACCTCGGGAACATTATATAGAAAACAACTTGTAG
- a CDS encoding amino acid ABC transporter permease, which translates to MDFSFLCIDDLNQTPVIGCLGTPGITHTYLDTLLDGFKNTAILSVSSLILAVFVGVIIGTIRTLPHTSIINRVLRAIGRVWVEIMRNIPLLVQVFLWYFVVPKIYPPAINFSPIVLITCALGFFTSARVAEQVRSGIESISSGQRYAAMAMGFTTGQSYRYIILPRAIRTILPPLTSEAMGIVKNSSIAFAVSINELMQFQYQTIEEVSHVYENYLIVTILYIVIALFIFIMMTIIEKMLKIPNLQTGGR; encoded by the coding sequence ATGGACTTTTCTTTCCTTTGTATAGATGATCTTAATCAAACACCAGTGATTGGGTGCCTTGGAACTCCTGGTATAACTCATACCTACTTGGACACACTGCTCGATGGCTTTAAAAATACCGCTATATTATCTGTCTCTTCATTAATATTAGCTGTATTTGTCGGTGTCATTATAGGGACGATACGCACTCTACCCCACACTTCCATCATCAACCGCGTACTTCGTGCTATTGGTCGTGTTTGGGTAGAAATTATGCGCAATATCCCTCTGCTTGTACAAGTGTTTTTGTGGTATTTCGTTGTCCCTAAAATTTATCCACCAGCAATAAATTTTTCACCTATTGTATTAATAACCTGCGCTTTGGGGTTCTTCACATCTGCACGTGTTGCAGAGCAAGTTCGTTCAGGTATTGAATCTATTTCTTCTGGGCAGCGTTATGCAGCCATGGCAATGGGATTTACTACTGGTCAAAGTTATCGTTATATCATATTGCCACGTGCTATTCGTACAATCTTGCCACCATTAACTTCAGAGGCAATGGGGATTGTAAAAAATTCATCTATAGCATTTGCCGTTTCTATTAATGAACTAATGCAGTTCCAATACCAAACAATTGAAGAAGTAAGTCATGTCTATGAAAACTATTTGATTGTTACTATTCTTTATATTGTTATAGCTTTATTCATTTTTATTATGATGACAATCATTGAGAAAATGCTTAAAATTCCTAATCTTCAAACGGGGGGGCGTTGA
- a CDS encoding amino acid ABC transporter permease codes for MKDFMNSYFWPYLSFNFSDFDFSFFTFDIFLSYILPGLLFSVFLTLFATIFGLIFGILLAMMRLSSIKLFSSLAVIYITAMRSIPLVMVILWFFVLLPFLTGTSIGANKSALITFTAFEAAYFAEIMRAGLSSIPQGQKYAGQALGMTYWQNMYIVLLPQAFRNMLPVFLTQVIILFQDTTLVYAISGNSLLNGFDIVSNNFGVKQEAYILAAIFYFAICFTLSQVVLYLQKKISIIR; via the coding sequence ATGAAAGATTTTATGAATTCTTATTTTTGGCCTTATCTTTCTTTCAATTTTTCAGACTTTGATTTTTCATTTTTTACTTTTGATATATTCCTTTCTTATATTCTGCCAGGTCTGCTCTTTAGTGTTTTTCTAACACTTTTTGCAACGATATTTGGGCTTATCTTCGGCATATTGTTAGCAATGATGCGGCTTTCTTCTATTAAACTTTTTTCCTCGCTTGCCGTAATTTATATAACTGCCATGCGCTCAATACCACTTGTTATGGTTATCTTGTGGTTTTTTGTGCTCTTACCTTTCCTAACGGGAACGTCAATCGGCGCAAATAAATCAGCATTAATTACTTTTACTGCATTTGAAGCTGCTTATTTTGCTGAAATTATGCGCGCTGGCCTTTCTTCAATACCGCAAGGGCAAAAATATGCAGGACAAGCTCTTGGAATGACGTATTGGCAAAACATGTATATTGTACTTCTTCCCCAAGCCTTCAGAAACATGCTTCCTGTTTTTTTGACACAGGTTATTATTCTGTTTCAAGACACAACACTTGTTTATGCAATTAGTGGTAACAGTCTTTTAAACGGTTTTGATATTGTTTCTAACAATTTTGGCGTAAAACAAGAAGCTTACATTTTAGCAGCCATTTTCTATTTTGCTATCTGTTTTACATTGTCGCAGGTAGTCTTATACCTCCAGAAAAAAATATCCATCATTCGCTAA
- a CDS encoding amino acid ABC transporter ATP-binding protein, protein MSTHMIEMKNVSNWYGEVNILKNCTTNINKGEVVVVCGPSGSGKSTFIKTINALVPFQKGEIWINGVPVHSKKTDLPKLRSHVGMVFQHFELFPHLSVTENLTIAQIKVLKRSKKEALERGLLYLERVGLIEHKNKYPGQLSGGQQQRVAIARALTMDPLVMLFDEPTSALDPEMVGEVLDVMINLAEEGMTMICVTHEMSFAQKVSKRVIFMDQGTIFEDCSSEEFFSDPQARTPRAQEFLSKILNH, encoded by the coding sequence ATGTCTACTCATATGATCGAAATGAAAAACGTTTCCAATTGGTACGGCGAAGTTAATATTCTTAAAAATTGCACAACCAATATTAATAAAGGGGAGGTTGTGGTAGTTTGTGGACCATCAGGTTCAGGGAAATCAACCTTCATTAAAACCATCAATGCCTTAGTACCTTTTCAAAAAGGCGAAATTTGGATTAATGGTGTACCAGTACACTCAAAAAAAACAGATTTACCTAAATTGCGCAGCCATGTGGGAATGGTATTTCAACATTTTGAGCTTTTCCCACATTTGTCTGTCACGGAAAACTTAACAATTGCGCAAATTAAAGTTCTAAAACGCAGTAAAAAAGAAGCACTTGAGCGTGGTTTATTGTATCTTGAACGTGTTGGACTTATCGAACATAAAAATAAGTACCCCGGTCAGCTTTCAGGAGGCCAACAGCAACGTGTTGCTATTGCACGAGCTTTAACTATGGACCCACTTGTTATGCTTTTTGATGAACCAACCTCTGCCTTGGATCCCGAAATGGTAGGCGAAGTGTTAGACGTTATGATCAACTTAGCAGAAGAAGGTATGACAATGATTTGCGTAACCCATGAAATGAGTTTTGCGCAAAAAGTATCAAAGCGCGTAATTTTCATGGATCAAGGAACAATTTTTGAAGATTGTTCTTCAGAAGAATTTTTCTCTGATCCACAAGCTAGAACACCACGTGCACAAGAATTTTTATCAAAAATTCTCAATCATTAA